In Babesia microti strain RI chromosome IV, complete genome, the sequence AGCATGTGCGCTTCCTCAATAAACAGGAGACCAGGCAAGACTTCTGCTATACCCATGtcaacatatttattgacCACCATATTAACATGTGCCCTTAGTTTGTCAGTTATCTCTGTTTTTTTTGGCCGTAGGTATTGTCCAAGGATAGATACCACGTCATTCCCACTCTATATAAGTACTTtgttatattgtatatttcGATATATATTTCCACATATTTTGCatcaaataaaaaattgtagGAACTAACCATAGGCTTGGCATTTGCAGTATCAAGATCATGGAGAGATAATTCTTGTGCGATTTTTTTGACCTTAAACACCTCGCCCTTTGGCAGTGGGACATACTCTTCCAATTCCAAATCAAACTCCGTAGCAAATATATCACAGCGTCCCATACGTTTTACCTGGCCTAAATTAGAGAGTTGcttttttaaaaaaaattcatttggaataatattttctaataacaaaaatatatattccatACCTGTGTTAGACTCTATGTATATAACATCCCCTATCGCCACGTTCTCCTTCACCAATTGATCGTGTATTTGCGGGGCCAATCTAAGCGTTTTAGTCCCCCTTGCAGTCTTTAAAGTGATAATTACTGCAACAACACAtttgcctaaataaaacattatataattgattaattattttttcaaaaaaataattaatcacaGTAATTAATCACCGAATACCTACCATAACCACCGTGAGGGTTTTCGGTCTCTTCCGCTGCCAATTCAACTACCTGCCCTTCGTATACCTAAATAACTTTTTAACTATGGATTTGAACTTTGAATCAAACTTACTTGTTTCTCCTCCTTGATCCTAACATGGATACTCTTCCTGAAAGCTTCATTGAGTATTTCTGTCTTTTTTACTTCGCAACTGAAGACTTCTGTGCTGGAAATAGGGGTGAAGGGCACGGAATCTCCAAGTTCCTTGCAGATCGCCATGGCTAGGGCAGTTTTACCAGTGCCACTGGGTCCTGCAAGTAATACTGCTTTTCCCGCCattttttttgatttaatCAGATCTACAACCAAAAAAGCAGCTTCACGGGCATGGTATTGACCGATAAGTCCACACTCAGAGTCAAAATATGAGGGGTATTCTTCGTCAGTTACATTTTTGTCAAATAGAAGTGGATGTACGCCCAATCCTCTAATGTGACTGTGAGCGGAGATGCGTTCCTTAGTGACTAAGAGGTTTGATTGAGTAGGGATGGTGGTCACCAAATCCatagtaaaaataatgcCCCATCCGTATGGACGTGTTACTTGAGTCTAGTAAATTGGACAGTTTACACCTTGAAATTTATGTAGAAAATGCTAAAAAAGAGCGTGTGATTCGAGCTTCTGACCAGTTATACATTGCTAAATTGCTTAGGTGCCAAAATGCGCCAAAAATACTCGCTTTTTGGGATGACCCCCTTGGTAAACCAACTTTAACTACTAAGCAACTGGCAAAATTGAGTTCATGGGTCAGACTTTCCCAAATAGCAGATAATCCCACATTAATTTGCGGTAAAATATCATACGAGCGAATACAACAAGGTTATGTCGGAAACTGCTCATTCCTGAGCTCCCTGACTTCTATGGCAAATTATGATGCTAAGTATAATAAggatataatttcaaaaatttttataccaACTCACATTCATTCTGTTGTTGATGTCACTGGTACTAGTGCTGTTTTGGGTGAATTTTCTAGGCAAAAAATTCAGAAGACAGAGTTCTCTTGTCGAGTATACATCAATGGTACTGCCAGAAATATTAATGTGGATGATTGGGTCCCTATTAGATCTGATGGTAGATTGTTATGTGCCCATTCTACTgacaaaaatgaattgtgGATTACAATACTTGAAAAGGTTTTCATCAAGTTACTTGGCAATACttataatatcattggtACAAATCCTTGCATTGATCTATACagatttacaaattttatacctgagataataaaaattggcCGTACGACAAACGATTGTGTCTGGGGAGATTTGTATAGTAGCTTCAAAAAAGGATTATGTATGTCGTGTCTTGGAACATTAGACTTCGACAATTCGGAAATAAACGATCAACATGAGCTAATAAATGAAGTTAATGGCGTGTCTTCCATCTCTGGTTTGTAAAATGTTGAATTAGGTATAGTGTCAAATCACGCATATGCAGTTATTGATTTAAAGGAGATTAATGGgtacaaattgttgtttTTGAAGAATCCATGGGGTAAAATATCCTGGagacaaaaattttctgATTATGATAGCAGTGAAGTCTCTTTAAATGTCTTTAAAGAACTAGGCCATGTACCGAAAACAGCAGACAACGGTACATTTTGGATTCAGTGGTGCGATGTGATTAAATGGTTTTCCTACTTATACATATCGCACGACCCGATGCAATTTAATTATGAGCGTACAGTACATTTGCGGTGGAATTCATTTCCACACTTTAGTGAATCTCTGCTGGATGATTTCTATCACATGGATTTTAATCCTAAGctcaaaatttcatttttagaCGACATAGACAATGTATGGGTCTTATTTATACAACACAAAAAGTCAAGCAAGGACGAACTGAAGTATATTGCAACGCATCTGTTCCTTAGGgataaaaaaatacttTCTAGTAACCCTGACATACAAGGGACTTATTACAATGCAGAATGTGCGTTGAATAAGTTTGAAAATCTCCCTTCTACATTCTATTTGTTAAATACTTTATTGGATAGGCCTGCTGTTTATCCTTTTAACATCaccatcaaaatttttgctaACCAAGACTTTGTAATTGAGCCAATGGCTCCTCCAGTGGAACACACAACGAACTACTTATCAATAGTTTCGGAATGGGACGATTGTTGCGGTGGTGTAAATgatatagataattattttctcAATCCTCacatcaaatttacactATACCAGCACTCAAAAGTCTTGATAATTCTGGAATCGGAGGAGGTAGTCCAAAGTATTATGTAGGCATTGcacataaatttgaagGTATTTAAGGGCATAGATCAATTAGATTACTTGCTGAAGCAAGGTAAAGTAATCACAAGTGGTATATGCCGTTTACATATGTGCTGCATTGAGGATGAATTTCCAGTTGGTACTTTTACCATAATCCCCTCAACTTACAGTGGTAGCGGCGGTACTTTTAGGATTGTGGCCTATGTAACTCCGTTGTATTACTCGGAGTTTAATGATTGTGTCTTGGGTGAATTAGAGTTGATTTCTAGGGGTAACAACTGTCTGATGTAACATATGtatagttaatttttagtattgttattatagatcacaatatttatttattaatggGGTTTTCTGGTATGAATTTGCATTAATACTGTCGGTTTTTCGAGTACTTcgtatatatatatatataatgatacaTGTTTTGTTTGGTTGGGTAtagttataattatatgcttatttttgcacaattatattgtaattatataatcattttaaaatagttataaCTGATGgatatgtaaatatttctaaatattatttggataactaataaattatttacacaaaaaatatgtaaatgtatAGTATATACATAACCATTAGTCTACCATGATCCATCATAcaagtatatatatacgcattgtgtatttgtttatattaattaagGCCATCAATAGTAATGGATAAACTCAGAAATATCACTGTGAGATTTACTCTCTTCAAAACACTATTGTTAGAagtatacatatattactGCCAAcgtttaattatatatgtcGTCAGAACTTAAAGTCCATACACATAAACTGTAATTTATGTCAAACACGGGGGTAAACCATGTAAGATAGTCATTTTGTCAGATACTAAATTGCGTAGTGTAACCAACtataatcaacaattgtGAAACAAAAAGATTACTAGTGTCATTTATTAGCACTcgtatataaattatttgcaaacaTTTACATATTAGAATTGTTGTTGATGATTCTATATACTTCTATTTTGTCAATTCGATGAATAACTATAATCAGAGTTTAATTCGCAGTGACCTTGTCTCCAGTGCgtgttaattatattatattgatagGAATCTGTGTTAAAAGATCGCTACAAAACTAGTTCATGCAGAGTTTGGCTACATAGTTATGTTAGTGGGGGACGACTACATGACTAATTTAACGTAGGGTCAATGTAACATGATTTTGAACTAATTGAATCGATTGGAATTGTTTTTATTCACGAAGTTCACTGAGAGTTCCAATGAACATTAATCTAGCAATTAATGgcaatgtataatttagtaatatATTGGTAATGTATTTTActtgaattattttacatttatcttaataaatttttgcAGATGTTGTTggattttattttttttaatattgaaGTATGACTTGTTGAATTCGTTATCTGTATTGCTGGAAAAATGAATAAATCcttacaaaattttaaacagATGTTTAAAGGCATCGATTGGAGTAGTATATTTATGTTGATTATGTTGTTGTTCCACGTCATTctttcaaataattacgACAACTGGACTTCTTTTTCCAAAGTGATTTTGAGTGGAGACGCCTATGCTAACTACTGTCCCACTGAAAAAAGAAATGGTCCGCCTTTTCCAACTGGTAGGTGTGGAAAACAACGCCTATATGTATCAAAACTTCTACCAATTATTAGGTCTACGAACTTTATTTTTTCCCCTATTGCTGGACTTTCATTGGACAAATTTGGCCCTTTGATTACAGTATCATTTGGTATTATGTTTGCTATACTTTGCTGGGTAACTTTTGGATTTCTGATAAAAACTAATTGGTGTGTAGTGATGGGTTGCATTTTTTTGGGGATGTCAATAGATCCCTCAAATTTTCCACCGTTGATGATTAAGCACAGGTTtccaaattcaaaaaatatagttTTTGCTCTAATTGGGGCATCAGCATCACTGGGCTCAACTGTACCCATTATAATGAATAAAGTACTTGAAAATACAAGTATAACCTTTAAAGgtttatcatttatttatgcATTTGCATTTTTAGGTATAAATTGGGCGTTtgtatcaattattttttttaagCTAATGAAGGATAATGATGGTATATGTTTGGATCAAGACTGCAATACAGACATAGATTTAAGTAACGCTTCCATTTGCGACTGCCTGAAGTCCTTGAAATTTGCATGTATCTCGATATTTTTTTTCGTTGTTAATTTGACATTGACATATCATCAGTATTTTATTAATGCAACTTACAAAAGCGATTCGTACACGATTCAAATATTGgaaatttcatttgtatCATCATTCATTCCGTGCATTATACTTGGGGTGCTTGTGGAAAAGTTTGGAATAGCGATTGTATTATTGTTGCTTAACTTCTTTGGGCTATTGGTACCAATTTTATCGCTATATCCTAACAATGTCACTGGGATCATAATGTCATTGTGCATCATGCTGATGTATTCCATGTTCACAACTCCAATCTTCTGTTATGTTCAACAGGCTTTTCCCAAACATGTTTTTGGAGTTATTAGTggcattatatatacaatagGAGGTTGTGCAGCAATGGCATGTCTTCCACTATTTGAGTTGTGTGAATCGGATTCCACACGATATACcattaatattgtaatgATTATAATCCGGGCAGTGTCTTTTGTCCCACTGTGGTATATATACAAGGCAGGATCTCTCAAACAACTCAGCGATGTGTAACAAATTGtggaaaataattatttgttatattatgaattataacattttaacCATCAGATATACGGTGATagtattttaatttgtttagttGTGCTTTCGAGTATTCTTTGTggatttatttaggcaatGATTACCAAATTTGTTTCTATTTAGGCTTTTCAGCTGAATAAACTAGTTGATGGCGCCTAGAATAGTTGAAGGGAGcttatgaatatatatatagttTGATATAAAAGCCATATTTAGTGTAATTGCCAAATCGGCTAAGTACAATATGTCATGctaatttgattaaataatgaagtttGAGTGtcatttacaaaataaataaataaataaaagtTAAAATGATCGTGGAGTGTTTTGGTAATGTTTTAGCGTAACATGGTTAATGATAATAGATAATTGTTACTtatttaatagtatattgATCTTTTTAAACTTCGCATTGCATTATCACAGTCATAAACCAAATTTGATCATCTGGTACATTCAGTGCCAgctaaaaatgataaaacataaaaaattaactcaTTAATTCAGTTAATATAGTTGTTATATCATTCGAATTCTTTGTATTAtgtgcaaatttttataatttaatgtggaattaacatttatacaaattcaaattgaatatgtTACATTTGTAGCATCCAATGTATGTTTGTATTTAAACATGATATAACCATATGTTTCGAAATAGAATTTGACAGTATACCCCAAAAGCAATTCACAATTAATAACTAAAATGTGAGTCCCTATCGCAATTTTGTCTAGTGTAAAAGTGTTTAgacaatgaaaataatgaaattacAAGTGAAAAAATGCTATATTGTCATAAATACatgtgtatattattttaagaATATGTATGTCTTACATTATTCTATCTACATATtcttatatattataacaaaaCAGTGggaaaatatatattaatagatatagatatattttcatgGACAACTcacatttaaatatgttttatTTCATACAAaccatttgatttattttataGCAGCCATTTCACTAGAGGTCAAGCTATGTCAGAAATTAAGGTGGCGTAAATACCTATGCAAAGCATCAAGCCATTTATGAAAGCTAAAATAACTTCATTATTCTCGAATCAAAGTCTTATATGCCGTTTTGGCCTGGGAAGGGTCTGTATTTTAGCCGCAACCATTGGTGGCTTCCATTCAATTGGGAAGGACTCCTCAGTGGCGTCTTTATCTTGGATCCACACTTTGATAGTCTTGTCACACTCTGTAGTGATCAATCTTGTTTCACtataatcaaatttacaGCCAAAAATTGCACTTTCACTTTCCAAAGATCCCTTTTGCACTTGTGATTGGATTGTCTGAAACTTGTATCCGCTTGTCCAATCCCAAAAGTGCAATTGCCCATTGTCAGTCCCACAAACCAGAACCGACGAATATCCATTGTCCTTAATAGCACAAGTATTGACTATAGCATTGTGACCCGTTACGTTTCTATCAAATATACCATTAGGCAGACGCCAAACCTTATTGTTATCAGCACTACAACTTACAAAGCTGTATTCACGCGGGTGTATAGCCAAAGCGCGAATGCTCTTTTTGTGATGTGTGAGAGTTGTTTTGCACCTACCCGCCGCCAAATCCCATAAGCGTACGGTTTTATCCTGTGACCCTGAGATAATTTGTGGCTCGACTGAATGGGCGGCCAAACTGTGCACAGTGCTTGTATGGCCACCAAGTACATGAACGGCCCGTTTAGTCCTCATATCCCATACCCGAACAACTGCATCTCTACCACCAGATACAAGTATATCCAAAGCAGGATGTATCGCCACAGCGTATACCCCACTCAAATGCCCATGGTAGTCGCGAACGACCTTGTTTTGCTCCAGATCCCAGCACTTAACTCGGTTGTCTTCTCCGCAAGAGAAAAGGTAGGGATGGCgtttggaaattttaagATCTCGCACCGCATTTATGTGTCCAGTCAAAGATAATTTGAGCTGGCAAGTAGCGAGGTCccatattttaattaggCGGTCGTTGGATCCTGTTGCAAACCATAGATTTGATGGGTCAACATCTACGCAATTTACCCAGCCCTGGTGTCCGATTATCACCCTATGTAACTTCCATGGAGGATGCCAAACTGGTTTTCTCCCCTTAACATCCACTTTTAGTCTCAGATTTGCTAGATCACCACCAAGTGCCATAGATTGGCTGTCAGAAGCAGAGGAACTGGTATTAGGAATATGGATTTGAGCTTTGCCTATGGTATCATCCCATAGGCATGAGTCAGGGTCAAAATCGCCAGAATATTCCAGGCAGGTTTTAGTAACCCTATCCATCAATGGCGTGTTAGGGGAAACCGAAGGTATATTATTTGAGTTTTCATCCTTAGATATACAGTTTTCTAAGGCATAAGGGGTTTTCCCGCCAGTGCTTGTAGTATTGGTTATTGACAGTAGTTTTTTAGTTC encodes:
- a CDS encoding hypothetical protein (overlaps_old_locusTagID:BBM_III06085); this translates as MNKSLQNFKQMFKGIDWSSIFMLIMLLFHVILSNNYDNWTSFSKVILSGDAYANYCPTEKRNGPPFPTGRCGKQRLYVSKLLPIIRSTNFIFSPIAGLSLDKFGPLITVSFGIMFAILCWVTFGFLIKTNWCVVMGCIFLGMSIDPSNFPPLMIKHRFPNSKNIVFALIGASASLGSTVPIIMNKVLENTSITFKGLSFIYAFAFLGINWAFVSIIFFKLMKDNDGICLDQDCNTDIDLSNASICDCLKSLKFACISIFFFVVNLTLTYHQYFINATYKSDSYTIQILEISFVSSFIPCIILGVLVEKFGIAIVLLLLNFFGLLVPILSLYPNNVTGIIMSLCIMLMYSMFTTPIFCYVQQAFPKHVFGVISGIIYTIGGCAAMACLPLFELCESDSTRYTINIVMIIIRAVSFVPLWYIYKAGSLKQLSDV
- a CDS encoding RuvB-like protein 1 (pontin 52) (overlaps_old_locusTagID:BBM_III06075) — its product is MDLVTTIPTQSNLLVTKERISAHSHIRGLGVHPLLFDKNVTDEEYPSYFDSECGLIGQYHAREAAFLVVDLIKSKKMAGKAVLLAGPSGTGKTALAMAICKELGDSVPFTPISSTEVFSCEVKKTEILNEAFRKSIHVRIKEEKQVYEGQVVELAAEETENPHGGYGKCVVAVIITLKTARGTKTLRLAPQIHDQLVKENVAIGDVIYIESNTGQVKRMGRCDIFATEFDLELEEYVPLPKGEVFKVKKIAQELSLHDLDTANAKPMSGNDVVSILGQYLRPKKTEITDKLRAHVNMVVNKYVDMGIAEVLPGLLFIEEAHMLDIECFTYLNRALESPLAPIVILATNRGVCTVRGTDSIEPHGLPVDLLDRLLIIKTLPYTIEQIVQVISIRAKTENIELNNEALELLGKIGKNTSLRFCLQLLGPCKAICESQSENIITREHVAAADALFMDAKSSAKRVTDESRFFVS
- a CDS encoding pleiotropic regulator 1 (overlaps_old_locusTagID:BBM_III06090), producing the protein MVNMEEPDNPPYQIGDLNALLRSDLYKTLNLFAGNYGSKPYDLSSEATIAHLRSKIRKEYPFPLNKDSKSSSILASSIAKASAAITNESGTKKLLSITNTTSTGGKTPYALENCISKDENSNNIPSVSPNTPLMDRVTKTCLEYSGDFDPDSCLWDDTIGKAQIHIPNTSSSASDSQSMALGGDLANLRLKVDVKGRKPVWHPPWKLHRVIIGHQGWVNCVDVDPSNLWFATGSNDRLIKIWDLATCQLKLSLTGHINAVRDLKISKRHPYLFSCGEDNRVKCWDLEQNKVVRDYHGHLSGVYAVAIHPALDILVSGGRDAVVRVWDMRTKRAVHVLGGHTSTVHSLAAHSVEPQIISGSQDKTVRLWDLAAGRCKTTLTHHKKSIRALAIHPREYSFVSCSADNNKVWRLPNGIFDRNVTGHNAIVNTCAIKDNGYSSVLVCGTDNGQLHFWDWTSGYKFQTIQSQVQKGSLESESAIFGCKFDYSETRLITTECDKTIKVWIQDKDATEESFPIEWKPPMVAAKIQTLPRPKRHIRL
- a CDS encoding Calpain family cysteine protease (overlaps_old_locusTagID:BBM_III06080) is translated as MDVLLESSKLDSLHLEIYVENAKKERVIRASDQLYIAKLLRCQNAPKILAFWDDPLGKPTLTTKQLAKLSSWVRLSQIADNPTLICGKISYERIQQGYVGNCSFLSSLTSMANYDAKYNKDIISKIFIPTHIHSVVDVTGTSAVLGEFSRQKIQKTEFSCRVYINGTARNINVDDWVPIRSDGRLLCAHSTDKNELWITILEKVFIKLLGNTYNIIGTNPCIDLYRFTNFIPEIIKIGRTTNDCVWGDLYSSFKKGLCMSCLGTLDFDNSEINDQHELINEVNGVSSISGIVSNHAYAVIDLKEINGYKLLFLKNPWGKISWRQKFSDYDSSEVSLNVFKELGHVPKTADNGTFWIQWCDVIKWFSYLYISHDPMQFNYERTVHLRWNSFPHFSESLLDDFYHMDFNPKLKISFLDDIDNVWVLFIQHKKSSKDELKYIATHLFLRDKKILSSNPDIQGTYYNAECALNKFENLPSTFYLLNTLLDRPAVYPFNITIKIFANQDFVIEPMAPPVEHTTNYLSIVSEWDDCCGGVNDIDNYFLNPHIKFTLYQHSKVLIILESEEALHINLKVFKGIDQLDYLLKQGKVITSGICRLHMCCIEDEFPVGTFTIIPSTYSGSGGTFRIVAYVTPLYYSEFNDCVLGELELISRGNNCLM